A genomic segment from Lemur catta isolate mLemCat1 chromosome 9, mLemCat1.pri, whole genome shotgun sequence encodes:
- the LOC123645164 gene encoding protein FAM177A1-like, which produces MMDPEPVGRGEGEVSASGAAAAASFREPARQMSNERGFDNVELGVIGKKKKVPRRVIHFVSGETMEEYSTDEDEVDGLEKKDVLPTVDLTKLTWGPYLWFYMLRAATSTLSVCDFLGEKIASVLGISTPKYQYAIDEYYRMKKEEEEEEEENRMSEDAERQYQQNKLQTDSIVQTDQPETVVSSSFVNLNFEMEGDSEVIMESKQNPVSVPP; this is translated from the coding sequence ATGATGGACCCAGAGCCAGTGGGCCGTGGGGAAGGAGAAGTCTCAGCATCTGGAGCTGCGGCCGCCGCCTCATTCAGGGAACCGGCGCGGCAGATGAGTAACGAGAGAGGCTTTGACAATGTAGAACTGGGAGtcataggaaaaaagaagaaagtcccAAGGAGAGTCATCCACTTTGTTAGTGGTGAAACAATGGAAGAATACAGCACAGATGAAGATGAAGTCGATGGCCTGGAGAAGAAAGATGTTTTGCCAACTGTTGATCTGACAAAACTTACCTGGGGTCCCTATTTATGGTTTTACATGCTTCGGGCTGCCACATCAACCCTCTCAGTGTGTGACTTCCTTGGAGAGAAGATTGCATCTGTTTTGGGCATCAGCACCCCAAAGTACCAATATGCCATTGATGAGTATTACCGgatgaagaaggaggaagaagaggaggaggaagaaaacaggatGTCTGAAGACGCAGAAAGACAATACCAGCAAAATAAACTGCAGACTGATTCCATTGTTCAGACAGATCAACCAGAAACAGTGGTATCCAGTTCATTTGTGAATCTCAATTTTGAAATGGAGGGAGACAGTGAAGTAATTATGGAAAGCAAACAAAATCCAGTCTCTGTCCCACCGTAG